From a region of the Bradyrhizobium diazoefficiens genome:
- a CDS encoding FGGY-family carbohydrate kinase — protein MTRHFLGIDVGTGSARAGVFDRSGRLVATDRADITLWREAGDIVEQSSEDIWRAVCRSVRGAVGKAGIAPDSIAGIGFDATCSLVVLGIGGAPLPVGPSGDPARNIIVWMDHRAVEQARRINRTGAKVLEYVGGAISPEMETPKLLWLAENMPGSFADAWQFMDLTDFLTWRATGSLARSTCTVTCKWTYLGHEDRWDAGFFRSVGLGMLADEQFCRIGTEIVPGGTRLAAGLTAEAATDLGLKLGTSVAAGLIDAHAGGVGTVGARGTAGTALTRMAYVFGTSACTMSTTKNPVFVPGVWGPYYSAMVPGLWLNEGGQSVAGAAIDHLVRMHPYSAQATHAARQEQRTLGDWLASQVEARGGAAMIREVVDELHVVPEFLGNRAPFADPGARALIAGLDMRSDVDSLLALYLAGLCGLGYGARQIVRAQQDKGISIDTIVVSGGAAQNRLVRQVLADTTGLTVAASASSEPVLLGSAMLGSVASGDHTNVSQAMEAMSALGEIHQPDAALANWNIKRFAAFEALQKVGRSIRSDSA, from the coding sequence ATGACGCGTCATTTTCTTGGCATCGACGTCGGCACGGGCAGTGCAAGAGCCGGGGTCTTCGATCGCTCTGGCAGACTTGTCGCGACCGATCGGGCCGACATCACGCTTTGGCGGGAGGCCGGCGATATTGTCGAGCAGTCGAGCGAGGACATCTGGCGTGCCGTATGCCGCAGCGTGCGCGGCGCGGTCGGAAAGGCCGGCATCGCGCCGGACAGCATTGCCGGCATTGGCTTTGACGCGACCTGCTCGTTGGTGGTGCTGGGCATTGGCGGCGCGCCGCTTCCGGTCGGCCCCTCCGGCGATCCTGCCCGCAATATCATCGTATGGATGGACCACCGCGCCGTCGAGCAGGCGCGTCGGATCAACCGCACGGGCGCGAAAGTTCTCGAATATGTCGGAGGAGCTATCTCACCCGAGATGGAGACGCCGAAACTATTGTGGCTAGCCGAAAACATGCCCGGCAGCTTTGCGGACGCCTGGCAGTTCATGGACCTGACCGACTTCCTCACCTGGCGTGCGACGGGGAGTCTTGCCCGCTCCACCTGCACGGTCACGTGCAAGTGGACCTATCTCGGCCACGAAGACCGCTGGGATGCCGGCTTCTTTCGCTCGGTCGGTCTCGGCATGCTGGCGGACGAGCAGTTTTGCCGGATCGGCACCGAGATTGTGCCCGGTGGCACACGGCTGGCTGCCGGCCTGACGGCGGAGGCCGCGACCGACCTTGGCCTGAAATTGGGCACGTCCGTTGCGGCAGGCCTCATCGACGCGCATGCGGGCGGTGTCGGCACAGTGGGCGCGCGCGGAACTGCGGGTACGGCCCTCACGCGCATGGCCTATGTGTTCGGAACGTCCGCCTGCACCATGTCGACCACGAAGAACCCGGTCTTCGTTCCCGGCGTTTGGGGACCTTACTACTCCGCCATGGTGCCGGGGCTATGGCTTAATGAGGGCGGACAGTCAGTCGCCGGTGCAGCCATCGACCATCTCGTACGAATGCATCCGTATTCCGCACAGGCGACACATGCGGCACGTCAGGAACAACGGACGCTCGGCGATTGGCTCGCCTCCCAGGTAGAGGCGCGCGGCGGCGCCGCGATGATTCGGGAGGTGGTCGACGAACTTCATGTCGTGCCTGAATTTCTCGGCAACCGCGCGCCCTTCGCTGATCCCGGCGCGCGTGCGCTGATCGCCGGACTGGATATGCGCTCGGACGTCGACAGCCTGTTGGCGCTCTATCTTGCCGGCCTGTGCGGCCTTGGCTACGGGGCGCGGCAGATCGTGCGCGCCCAGCAGGATAAAGGCATCTCCATCGACACCATCGTCGTCAGCGGTGGTGCGGCACAGAACCGCCTCGTGCGGCAGGTGCTGGCTGATACGACCGGCCTGACGGTTGCTGCTTCGGCATCTTCGGAGCCCGTATTGCTCGGCTCCGCGATGCTCGGATCGGTTGCTTCGGGCGATCACACCAATGTCAGCCAGGCGATGGAGGCGATGTCGGCCTTGGGAGAAATACATCAACCCGACGCAGCCCTGGCAAACTGGAACATCAAGCGCTTTGCAGCCTTCGAGGCCTTGCAGAAGGTCGGCCGATCAATCCGGAGCGACTCCGCTTAG
- a CDS encoding sugar ABC transporter permease, with translation MTDNIQRASTVRLLDRRDERVAHADTIGGMIGAFVDRVRSGDLGSLPVVVGLLIICTAFQSLNPVFLAPDNLVNLLFDCSTVGVISLGIVCILMVGEIDLSVGSVSGFSSALVGVLWVNQDWPVAAAIVTALGLGAAIGALYAFLFNRLGMPSFVSTLAGLLAWLGLQLYLLGSSGSINLPYGSPLVNFGQMLVMPPIVSYALAALAGVVLFATGYRMAARRRAAGLSASSLGSLLLKGALVVVVLEFIVYYLNLARGVPWMFGLFVGLCVVMNYALKRTKWGRSMSAVGGNREAARRAGINVRRINTSAFMLCSTLAAAGGILAAARLASSSQQAGTGDVNLNAIAAAVIGGTSLFGGRGSAYSALLGIIVIQSIASGLTLLDLSSSLRYMITGAVLAVAVIVDSLARRSRASHGRA, from the coding sequence ATGACCGACAACATACAACGGGCTTCGACCGTGCGGCTGCTGGATCGTCGCGACGAGCGCGTCGCACATGCGGACACGATCGGCGGCATGATCGGCGCCTTTGTCGACCGCGTGCGGTCGGGCGACCTCGGCTCTCTGCCGGTGGTGGTCGGGCTGCTGATCATCTGCACCGCATTTCAGAGCCTCAACCCGGTCTTCCTGGCGCCGGACAATCTGGTCAATCTGCTGTTCGATTGCTCTACCGTGGGCGTCATCTCGCTCGGCATCGTTTGTATCCTGATGGTCGGCGAGATCGACCTTTCGGTTGGTTCGGTGAGCGGGTTCTCCTCCGCGCTGGTTGGCGTGCTGTGGGTCAATCAGGACTGGCCGGTGGCGGCGGCGATCGTCACGGCGCTGGGGCTCGGTGCCGCCATCGGTGCGCTCTATGCCTTCTTGTTCAACCGCCTTGGCATGCCGAGCTTCGTCTCGACGCTGGCCGGCCTGCTGGCGTGGCTCGGCCTGCAACTCTACCTGCTCGGCTCGTCCGGCTCGATCAACCTTCCCTACGGGTCTCCCCTGGTCAATTTCGGACAGATGCTGGTCATGCCGCCGATCGTATCCTACGCGCTGGCGGCCCTTGCCGGCGTGGTTTTATTCGCGACCGGCTACCGCATGGCCGCGCGCAGGCGAGCGGCGGGACTATCTGCAAGTTCGCTCGGCAGCCTGCTGCTGAAGGGTGCGCTGGTCGTCGTCGTGCTCGAGTTCATCGTCTACTATCTCAATCTCGCTCGCGGCGTTCCGTGGATGTTCGGCCTGTTCGTCGGCTTGTGCGTGGTCATGAACTATGCGCTGAAGCGGACCAAATGGGGCCGCTCGATGAGCGCAGTCGGGGGCAATCGCGAAGCGGCCCGTCGTGCCGGCATCAACGTTCGCCGGATCAATACAAGCGCCTTCATGCTGTGCTCCACCCTGGCTGCCGCCGGCGGTATCCTTGCCGCCGCGCGGCTGGCATCTTCCAGCCAGCAGGCGGGCACCGGAGACGTGAACCTCAACGCCATCGCCGCCGCGGTCATCGGCGGCACCAGCCTGTTTGGTGGCCGCGGCAGCGCCTATTCCGCACTGCTCGGCATCATCGTCATTCAGTCGATCGCCAGCGGCCTGACGCTGCTCGATCTCTCCTCGTCGCTTCGGTACATGATCACGGGTGCGGTGCTTGCCGTCGCGGTCATCGTCGACTCGCTGGCACGACGCTCGCGCGCCTCCCATGGCCGGGCTTAA
- a CDS encoding SDR family oxidoreductase, with product MGQELAGKVAAITGAASGIGLECARTMIAAGARVVLVDRAEDALSSVCSELGDHAIPLRIDLTDQASMAGMMPQVLEKAGRLDIFHANAGAYVGGEVLDGDPDAWDRMLNLNVNALFRSIHAVLPHMVERRSGDIIVTSSIAGLVPVVWEPIYTASKHAVQAFVHTVRRQVAKYGLRVGAVAPGPVVTALISDWPKEKLEEEMAAGGLIQPTEVAQAVLFMLTRPRNVTIRDLVILPQSNDL from the coding sequence GTGGGCCAGGAACTTGCAGGAAAAGTCGCCGCGATCACCGGCGCCGCCTCGGGCATCGGTCTCGAATGCGCGAGGACGATGATCGCAGCGGGCGCGCGCGTGGTGCTGGTCGACCGGGCGGAGGATGCGCTGAGCAGCGTCTGCTCCGAGCTAGGCGATCACGCGATCCCGCTGCGCATCGACCTCACCGACCAGGCGAGCATGGCGGGCATGATGCCGCAGGTGCTGGAAAAGGCCGGCCGGCTGGACATCTTCCATGCGAATGCCGGAGCCTATGTTGGTGGCGAGGTGCTCGATGGCGATCCCGACGCTTGGGACCGCATGCTCAACCTCAACGTCAACGCGCTGTTCCGCTCGATCCACGCGGTGCTGCCGCATATGGTGGAGCGCAGGAGCGGTGACATTATCGTCACCAGTTCGATCGCCGGTCTCGTCCCCGTCGTATGGGAGCCGATCTACACCGCCTCCAAGCACGCCGTGCAGGCTTTTGTCCATACCGTGCGCCGGCAGGTCGCCAAATATGGCCTGCGCGTCGGCGCGGTGGCGCCCGGCCCGGTTGTGACCGCGCTCATCAGCGACTGGCCGAAGGAGAAGCTCGAGGAGGAAATGGCGGCAGGTGGCCTGATCCAGCCGACGGAAGTCGCACAGGCGGTGCTCTTCATGTTGACCCGTCCGAGAAATGTCACGATCCGCGACCTCGTTATCCTGCCGCAGAGCAACGATCTGTAG
- a CDS encoding MFS transporter: MPEQPISGHPPVSAGALLAHRAFLFFLLSRSLSRFSSQIAAVAIGWQIYDLTGSAFDLGMVGLVQFLPTALLVFVAGHAADRFERKRVVQLCQLVEAATALYLAIITYLGAVGEVQIFVATFVLGIAGAFESPTTAALLPLIAPRGSLQRATAVSSGAAQVATITGPALGGFAYAVAPHLAYAVMVLCWILGMILTGFIRPRPQAVAKEGTNSDNIFAGVRFIRGNPAILGTISLDLFAVLFGGVTALLPIYARDILQTGPVGLGVLRAAPAVGALLMTMVLARHAISRHVGLRMFQAVIVFGLATIVFALSPWMWLSVLSLAVLGAADTISVVIRFSLVQLATPDEMRGRVGAVNFLFINASNQLGQFESGVAAALLGAMPAAVLGGVATVAVALLWMKLFPSLRQVESLE; the protein is encoded by the coding sequence ATGCCAGAGCAGCCAATATCCGGACATCCGCCGGTCAGCGCCGGCGCGCTTCTCGCCCACCGTGCCTTTCTGTTCTTCCTGCTCTCGCGCAGCCTGTCGCGCTTTTCCAGCCAGATCGCGGCGGTCGCGATCGGCTGGCAGATCTATGATCTCACCGGCTCGGCCTTCGATCTCGGCATGGTCGGCCTCGTGCAGTTCCTGCCCACTGCGCTCTTGGTGTTCGTCGCCGGCCACGCGGCCGACCGCTTCGAGCGCAAGCGCGTGGTCCAGCTCTGCCAGCTCGTTGAAGCGGCGACCGCGCTCTATCTCGCAATCATCACCTATCTCGGCGCGGTCGGCGAGGTCCAGATCTTCGTCGCGACCTTCGTGCTCGGCATTGCCGGCGCGTTCGAGAGCCCGACCACGGCGGCGCTGCTGCCGTTGATCGCGCCGCGGGGATCGCTCCAGCGCGCCACTGCCGTCTCCAGTGGCGCGGCGCAGGTCGCGACCATTACCGGGCCGGCGCTCGGCGGCTTCGCCTATGCGGTCGCTCCGCATCTTGCCTATGCCGTGATGGTGCTGTGCTGGATTCTCGGGATGATCCTGACCGGCTTCATCCGGCCGCGGCCGCAGGCGGTCGCCAAGGAGGGGACGAACTCGGACAACATCTTCGCGGGCGTCCGCTTCATTCGCGGCAATCCCGCGATTCTCGGCACCATCTCGCTCGATCTGTTCGCTGTGCTGTTCGGCGGCGTCACCGCGCTGTTGCCGATCTATGCCCGCGACATCCTCCAGACCGGCCCGGTCGGGCTCGGCGTGCTGCGCGCGGCACCCGCGGTCGGCGCGCTGTTGATGACCATGGTTTTGGCGCGTCACGCCATCTCCAGGCATGTGGGCCTGCGCATGTTCCAGGCCGTGATCGTGTTCGGCCTCGCCACGATCGTCTTCGCGCTGTCACCCTGGATGTGGCTGTCGGTGCTGTCGCTTGCCGTGCTCGGTGCGGCCGACACGATCAGCGTCGTGATCCGCTTTTCCCTGGTGCAACTCGCCACGCCCGACGAGATGCGCGGCCGCGTTGGCGCCGTCAACTTCCTCTTCATCAACGCTTCGAACCAGCTCGGCCAGTTCGAAAGCGGGGTGGCGGCGGCGCTGCTCGGCGCAATGCCGGCCGCCGTGCTCGGCGGCGTTGCCACCGTCGCAGTGGCCCTCTTGTGGATGAAGCTGTTTCCGAGCCTGCGACAGGTGGAGAGCCTGGAATAG
- a CDS encoding AraC family transcriptional regulator yields MEPDLEVVQIRRGESFKAWSHGYPFHTVRWHFHPEYEIHQVVATSGRYFVGDFIGQFEPGNLVLTGPNLPHNWVSDLPVDVAIPLRGRIIQFSEEFIGDAMKLMPELSGLGALLESSRRGVLFSGNTSKELAPLMEELVAATGVRRIELFMMIVGTLCRARGALPLSSPDYLPDPSGYMSAGMNKALAFIRENLTQPFGEADLATIAGQSQSAFSRSFRRHTGMSLVQYVKRLRINLACQILMSDEHASITDICFQVGFNNLSNFNRQFLAEKGMPPSRFRRLLADNINAARAA; encoded by the coding sequence ATGGAACCAGACCTGGAAGTCGTCCAGATACGGCGCGGCGAGTCGTTCAAGGCTTGGTCGCACGGGTATCCCTTCCACACGGTCAGGTGGCATTTTCATCCGGAATACGAGATCCATCAGGTCGTGGCGACGAGTGGTCGCTACTTTGTCGGCGATTTCATCGGCCAGTTTGAGCCGGGCAATCTCGTGCTCACCGGACCCAACCTGCCGCACAATTGGGTGAGCGACCTGCCGGTGGACGTCGCCATTCCGCTGCGCGGCCGCATCATCCAGTTCAGCGAGGAATTCATCGGCGACGCGATGAAGCTGATGCCCGAGCTTTCCGGCCTCGGTGCGCTGCTCGAATCCTCCCGGCGTGGCGTGCTTTTCTCAGGCAACACCAGCAAGGAGCTCGCCCCGCTGATGGAAGAGCTCGTAGCGGCGACCGGCGTGCGCCGGATCGAGCTGTTCATGATGATCGTGGGGACGCTCTGCCGCGCCCGAGGTGCGCTGCCGCTCTCCAGCCCAGACTATTTGCCCGATCCGTCCGGCTACATGTCGGCTGGAATGAACAAGGCGCTCGCCTTCATCCGCGAGAACCTGACGCAGCCGTTCGGCGAGGCAGATCTCGCGACGATCGCCGGCCAGTCGCAGAGCGCGTTTTCGCGCTCGTTCCGCCGGCACACGGGGATGTCGCTGGTGCAATACGTCAAGCGGCTCCGCATCAATCTGGCCTGCCAGATCCTGATGAGCGACGAACACGCCTCCATCACCGACATCTGCTTCCAGGTCGGCTTTAACAATCTCTCCAATTTCAATCGCCAGTTTCTGGCGGAGAAGGGCATGCCGCCCTCGCGCTTCAGACGATTGCTGGCGGACAACATCAACGCGGCACGCGCCGCTTAG
- a CDS encoding SDR family oxidoreductase translates to MSESRKIAVVTGAGTGVGRAASLALMNAGFTVVLTGRRLDMLEETAKLGPAGKSLCVTADMTKPDSIAALFAKVKETYGRLDVLFNNAGMGAPAVNFEDLSLDQWQAVVNTNLTGPFLCTQHAFRIMKDQTPRGGRIINNGSISAHAPRPFSAAYTSTKHAITGLTKASNLDGRMYDIAVGQVDIGNAATPMTDRMVNGPGVLQPDGTTKHEPRMDAKAVGDAVAYMAGLPLDANVLTMTVMATKMPFVGRG, encoded by the coding sequence ATGAGTGAATCAAGAAAGATCGCTGTGGTGACCGGCGCCGGCACCGGCGTCGGGCGCGCGGCCTCGCTGGCGCTGATGAACGCCGGCTTCACCGTGGTGCTCACGGGGCGCCGGCTCGACATGCTCGAGGAGACCGCAAAGCTCGGCCCGGCGGGAAAAAGCCTCTGCGTCACCGCCGACATGACCAAGCCGGACTCCATCGCCGCGCTGTTCGCCAAGGTGAAGGAGACCTACGGCCGGCTCGACGTGCTCTTCAACAATGCCGGCATGGGCGCACCGGCGGTGAACTTCGAGGACCTCAGCCTCGATCAGTGGCAGGCGGTGGTCAACACCAACCTCACCGGTCCGTTCCTGTGCACCCAGCATGCCTTCCGGATCATGAAGGACCAGACCCCGCGCGGCGGCCGCATCATCAACAACGGCTCGATCTCGGCGCATGCGCCGCGGCCGTTCTCGGCGGCCTACACCTCGACCAAGCACGCCATCACGGGCCTGACCAAGGCCAGCAATCTCGACGGCCGCATGTACGACATCGCGGTCGGGCAGGTCGATATCGGCAATGCGGCGACCCCGATGACCGATCGCATGGTCAACGGCCCCGGCGTGCTCCAGCCGGATGGCACCACCAAGCACGAGCCGCGCATGGACGCCAAGGCGGTCGGCGATGCCGTGGCCTACATGGCCGGCCTGCCGCTCGATGCCAATGTGCTGACCATGACCGTCATGGCAACCAAGATGCCGTTCGTGGGGCGCGGCTGA
- a CDS encoding proteasome-type protease, with translation MTYCCGILVRDGLVMIADTRTNAGLDNVSTFRKLHVFSKPGERIMAIASAGNLAISQSVLSTLTEGLENPDTGEAETLMNAPTMFQAAQRIGRAIRAVHATEGPALRSEDVSFDVSFLFGGQIKGARMRLFMVYAAGNFIECTTDTPYLQIGEHKYGKPVLDRAMHYDVELYEALKTGLISMDSTMRSNLGVGLPIDVLVVRADACDADLNHRIEAGEPYFHDLRSRWSAALRAAHQNIPRPPYKNEKEPKT, from the coding sequence ATGACCTATTGTTGCGGAATCCTGGTTCGGGACGGTCTGGTGATGATCGCCGACACCCGCACCAATGCCGGGCTCGACAACGTCTCGACCTTCCGCAAGCTCCATGTCTTCTCGAAGCCTGGTGAGCGCATCATGGCGATCGCCAGCGCCGGCAACCTCGCCATCAGCCAGTCGGTGCTCTCCACGCTGACGGAAGGCCTGGAGAATCCCGACACGGGCGAGGCTGAGACGCTGATGAACGCGCCGACCATGTTCCAGGCCGCCCAGCGCATCGGCCGGGCCATCCGCGCCGTGCACGCCACCGAAGGCCCGGCGCTGAGATCCGAGGACGTGTCCTTCGACGTCTCCTTCCTGTTCGGAGGCCAGATCAAGGGCGCACGCATGCGCCTGTTCATGGTCTACGCCGCCGGCAACTTCATCGAGTGCACGACCGATACGCCCTACCTGCAGATCGGCGAGCACAAATACGGCAAGCCGGTGCTCGACCGCGCCATGCATTATGACGTCGAGCTCTACGAGGCGCTGAAGACAGGGCTGATCTCGATGGACTCGACCATGCGCTCGAACCTCGGCGTCGGCCTGCCGATCGACGTGCTGGTGGTGCGCGCCGACGCGTGCGACGCCGATCTCAACCACCGCATCGAGGCGGGCGAGCCGTATTTCCACGATCTGCGCTCGCGTTGGTCGGCGGCGCTTCGCGCGGCGCATCAGAACATTCCGCGGCCGCCCTACAAGAACGAAAAAGAACCCAAAACCTGA
- a CDS encoding sugar ABC transporter substrate-binding protein — protein sequence MTKLSLKKKFSLKNTGTAALALSLLGATAMVSHAAEVKDATVAFLMPDQASTRYEQHDYPGFAAEMKKLCQSCKVLYQNASADAARQQQQFNSVISQGAKVIVLDPVDSTAAASLVKMAQSQGIKVIAYDRPIPNAKADFYVSFDNEGIGKAISESLVKHLKDTKVTPKEGEGVLEINGSPTDAAAGLIKKGIHAGLDKSGYPILAEYDTPDWAPPKAQQWASGQITRFGKKILGVVAANDGTAGGAIAAFKAAGVDPVPPVTGNDATIAALQLIIAGDQYNTISKPSEIVAGAAAHAAIEFLSGGTPKAETMLFNTPSKLFIPAVVTQQNLKAEIIDKKIQTADQLCTGRYAEGCKKLGITH from the coding sequence ATGACAAAGCTCTCGCTCAAGAAAAAGTTCTCGCTCAAGAATACGGGCACAGCCGCGCTCGCCCTGTCGTTACTCGGCGCAACGGCCATGGTCTCGCACGCTGCGGAGGTGAAGGACGCGACCGTCGCCTTCCTCATGCCCGACCAGGCCTCCACTCGCTACGAACAGCACGACTATCCAGGCTTTGCCGCCGAGATGAAGAAGCTCTGCCAGAGCTGCAAGGTCCTCTACCAGAACGCCAGCGCGGATGCCGCGCGGCAGCAGCAGCAATTCAACTCGGTGATCTCGCAGGGCGCCAAGGTGATCGTGCTCGATCCGGTTGACTCGACCGCCGCCGCTTCGCTGGTGAAGATGGCACAGTCCCAGGGCATCAAGGTGATCGCCTATGATCGCCCGATCCCCAACGCCAAGGCCGACTTCTACGTTTCCTTCGACAATGAAGGCATCGGCAAGGCCATCTCCGAATCGCTGGTCAAGCATCTGAAGGACACCAAGGTCACACCGAAGGAGGGCGAAGGGGTGCTCGAGATCAATGGATCGCCGACCGATGCCGCAGCAGGCCTCATCAAGAAGGGCATCCATGCCGGGCTCGACAAGAGCGGCTATCCCATTTTGGCCGAATACGACACGCCGGATTGGGCACCGCCCAAGGCGCAGCAATGGGCGAGCGGCCAAATCACCCGCTTCGGCAAGAAGATCCTCGGCGTTGTTGCCGCCAACGACGGCACAGCCGGCGGCGCGATCGCCGCTTTCAAGGCCGCGGGCGTCGATCCGGTGCCGCCGGTCACCGGCAACGATGCGACGATCGCCGCACTCCAACTCATCATCGCCGGCGATCAGTACAACACGATCTCCAAACCCAGCGAGATCGTCGCCGGCGCCGCTGCACATGCGGCGATAGAGTTCCTCTCGGGCGGCACACCCAAGGCGGAGACCATGCTCTTCAATACGCCGTCGAAATTGTTCATTCCGGCGGTCGTGACGCAGCAGAATCTGAAGGCGGAGATCATCGACAAGAAGATCCAGACCGCTGACCAGCTGTGCACGGGCAGATATGCTGAAGGCTGCAAGAAGCTCGGCATCACGCACTAG
- a CDS encoding nucleoside transporter C-terminal domain-containing protein, producing MLRLQSALGIFALLLIAFALTENRRAVSLRQAAIGLFVTFVTAVVLLKLPVVAHAFGAINDAVGAISAASRAGSSFVFGYVGGGPLPFDLKVPGADFILAFQALPIVLVMSVLTTLLFHWRVLPPIVRGMAWLLERTLGVGGAVGLSTAANIFLGMVEAPLFVRPYLKQMTRSELFLVMTGGMAGIAGTVLVLYATLLAPLIPDAAAHFVIASVLGAPAAILVSLIMVPETSDKRTGGTLENPEMEVSGTMDAIVKGTSAGIELLINIVAMLLVLVALVYLVNAMLGLLPHAGGAAISLQRLLGLAMAPVCWLMGLPWDQAVTAGSLMGTKTVLNELIAYVDFSKLPADALDPRARLIILYAMCGFANFASLGIMIGGLGVMAPERREEINTLGLKSIVSGTLTTCLMGAVVGVLA from the coding sequence ATGCTGCGCCTGCAATCGGCACTCGGCATTTTCGCATTGCTGTTGATCGCCTTCGCGCTGACAGAGAATCGGCGCGCCGTGTCGCTGCGGCAGGCGGCGATCGGCCTCTTCGTCACCTTCGTCACTGCGGTCGTGCTCCTGAAGCTGCCGGTCGTCGCGCATGCCTTCGGCGCCATCAACGATGCCGTCGGTGCGATCTCCGCGGCCTCGCGCGCCGGCTCCTCCTTCGTGTTCGGCTATGTCGGTGGCGGCCCCCTGCCGTTCGATCTGAAGGTGCCGGGCGCTGATTTCATCCTGGCGTTCCAGGCGCTGCCGATCGTGCTGGTGATGAGCGTGCTAACAACGCTGCTGTTCCACTGGCGCGTGCTGCCGCCGATCGTGCGCGGCATGGCCTGGCTGCTGGAGCGGACGCTGGGCGTCGGCGGCGCGGTCGGGCTCTCGACCGCCGCCAACATCTTTCTCGGCATGGTCGAGGCGCCGCTGTTCGTGCGGCCGTATCTTAAGCAGATGACTCGCAGCGAATTGTTCCTGGTGATGACCGGCGGCATGGCGGGCATCGCCGGCACGGTGCTGGTGCTCTATGCGACGCTGCTGGCGCCTCTCATTCCAGACGCCGCCGCGCATTTCGTGATCGCGTCCGTGCTGGGCGCGCCGGCCGCGATCCTGGTCAGCCTGATCATGGTGCCCGAGACATCCGACAAGCGCACCGGCGGCACGCTGGAAAATCCCGAGATGGAGGTCTCCGGGACGATGGACGCGATCGTGAAAGGAACGAGTGCGGGGATCGAGCTGCTGATCAACATCGTTGCAATGCTACTGGTGCTGGTGGCGCTGGTCTATCTCGTCAATGCCATGCTCGGCCTCTTGCCGCATGCCGGCGGCGCGGCAATCTCATTGCAGCGCCTGCTTGGATTGGCAATGGCGCCGGTGTGCTGGCTGATGGGACTGCCGTGGGACCAGGCGGTGACGGCCGGCAGCCTGATGGGCACCAAGACCGTGCTCAACGAATTGATCGCCTACGTCGATTTCTCGAAGCTGCCGGCCGATGCACTCGATCCGCGCGCGCGCCTGATCATACTTTATGCAATGTGCGGTTTCGCCAACTTCGCCAGCCTCGGTATCATGATCGGCGGCCTGGGCGTGATGGCGCCGGAGCGGCGCGAGGAGATCAATACGCTCGGGCTGAAGTCGATCGTGTCGGGCACGCTGACGACGTGCTTGATGGGAGCGGTGGTGGGGGTGTTGGCTTGA
- a CDS encoding ATP-binding cassette domain-containing protein, with amino-acid sequence MTTISNVDHPQDAPREPVLSLRGISKNFGAVSALTDVDLDVYAGEVVALVGDNGAGKSTLVKILAGVHQPTSGTIAFDGEHVVLSDPATALGLGIATVFQDLALCENLDVVANIFLGRELNPARLDEVSMEVRAWTLLNELSARIPSVRDPVASLSGGQRQTVAIARSLLTEPKLILLDEPTAALGVAQTAEVLDLIERVRARGLGVIVISHNMEDVRAVADRIVVLRLGRNNGEFGPDVSNQDLVTAITGADENSVSRRASRRRAQQSQEVRP; translated from the coding sequence ATGACCACGATCTCGAATGTCGATCACCCGCAGGACGCGCCGCGCGAGCCGGTCCTGAGCCTTCGCGGCATTTCCAAGAATTTCGGCGCCGTGTCCGCCCTGACCGACGTCGATCTCGACGTTTATGCCGGCGAGGTCGTGGCGCTTGTCGGCGACAACGGCGCCGGGAAATCCACACTGGTGAAGATCCTTGCCGGCGTGCACCAGCCCACCTCCGGGACGATCGCCTTCGACGGCGAACATGTCGTGCTGTCCGATCCGGCCACGGCACTTGGTCTGGGCATCGCCACAGTCTTTCAGGACCTGGCGCTCTGCGAGAATCTCGACGTGGTCGCCAACATCTTCCTGGGCCGCGAGCTCAATCCCGCCCGGCTCGATGAGGTGTCCATGGAGGTCCGGGCCTGGACGTTGCTCAACGAACTGTCGGCGCGCATTCCGAGCGTGCGTGATCCCGTTGCGTCGCTCTCCGGCGGGCAGCGCCAGACCGTGGCGATCGCGCGCTCACTGTTGACCGAGCCGAAGCTGATCCTGCTCGACGAGCCGACCGCCGCGCTCGGCGTCGCCCAGACCGCGGAGGTGCTCGACCTGATCGAGCGTGTTCGTGCCCGCGGCCTCGGCGTCATCGTGATCAGCCACAACATGGAGGACGTGCGCGCGGTCGCCGACCGGATCGTGGTGCTGCGCCTTGGCCGCAACAACGGCGAATTCGGACCCGACGTTTCCAATCAGGATCTCGTCACGGCCATCACCGGCGCCGACGAGAATTCGGTCTCCCGGCGTGCCAGCCGACGCCGCGCGCAGCAGTCGCAGGAGGTGCGGCCATGA